TTGACGTAGGGTGCAGCCGTATCATTCTTGTTCCAGTTTCCCCACGTGTCAGTCATATATACCGTTAAAGTGGCGTTTTCAACCCATTTCTTCGGGAACGGCACTGGCTCCATCTCAGCTGTCCATCCATAAACGAACGTGAAGTTGTATATGGTATAGGATTTTGTCGGGTATTCTGAGCCTGGAGCTCCTACGGTGAAACCTATCCATCCAAACTCTCGCTCCTGCATGTTGGGGCTTAACAGACCCACAAAACCAAAGTGAGTTCGGAGATACACATCACCAAGGTAGCTTTCCTCATCTGAAGCGTAGAGGTCAAATGTTATCACTACATGAGTCTCATTGAACTGTAGAATTCTACAGTTTTCAACCCTCACCGATGGCCCCTCACAATCAGTGATTGTAGGGATCTCGATGGGCTCTGTTAGCGGGCAGTAGTCATAGCAACCCGGTAGAACTTCATATGGGCCGTCTCCGCTGTATGTGTCCCAATAGTTTCCAACGCAATTAGAGTTGTTTATTGAGAATGCTGGGAGAGGCCCATACTTCCCACCGTCTAAATGTTTATTGTTGTCGATAAAGTTGTTCCGTATAACCTCTCCAACCGCCCGATTCACAAATATGCCGACAGAGTTATGCATAAAGGCGTCATCCGATATTCTAATGTGCCGGTTAAAGTATCCGGTTGGACCTCCCTCAAAGTCTATGTGAATTCCGTATTCGTTGTTTTCGAAGCGATTTCCTATTATTCTTACGTCTCCTTCGTCAGAGTAGGCTGCGATAGGTTCAAGGTGAAGCCAGTGCAGTATGCCCATCGAGCAGCACTTGTATATCTTGAGGCCGATATGAGAATGGTTATACACTCTGTTACCCGTGAATGTAACTATTGGGCTTTCGTAAATTAAGGCGCCTATCCAGCCCGAGTGAATAGAGCAGTTGAACACCTTAGCTATAGAGCGGTAGACAAGTATATTCATCGCTGAGGCATTGCTGCATTCGGAATTCACAATCGTTGCAAAGTTGGTTCCCGACAGCATTACATTCACAAAGTGATTGTTGATTATACGACAGTTGGAAATTGTCTGCTTTACGGCTCCCCGAGGCGGAAGAACACCACGTTCATACATTCTGCATAATTCGGCTATTCCTATTTCGACTCCGGAGGAGCGTACCAGTACGCCTGCATAATTGTCCCTCACCGTGTTATTGTCAAATTCAACAAACGACGAATCTAGGATTGAAATGGCCAAAGCGTTGCCGTAAAACTCGTTATTTGCAATTACCGAGTAATTCGCATTAAATAACAGTAGGCCATAATCATAGTTATTATGTATTTTGCTGTTAAGGATCACTGCACCTTCAGTTTCTATACAGATTCCACCTCTCTCCAGCGGGCCGAAGAGGCCGGCTCCTGAAATGTCGGATCCACTGATAAAGACTGATGAGCCTTTCCTCGCCACTATATAATAGTTGCCAGTCGCTTTGTATATGGTTGAATTTATTATTGTCAGCGAGCCGCCTGGAAGAACTTCTATCTTGATTGGCTTTACACCGCCTCTGATTTCAACTTGCGAATTCACAATGGAGAAGGAGGAGTTAACGATTAGGCTTCTGTTAAACGTATAGGTGCCATCTCGCAGCTCGGTTGGTTCATTAATTACGAGTGGCTCGGGAACCTCAAAGTGCGGTCTCACTTCTATGCTGGTTAAGATGGAGACTTTCGGAATGGTTATCGAAATTGTTTCGCCGTCTTGGCTATGTGGAACCTCCATCCCTTCAGGCATGTCCTCACTGTACACCCATACTGAAACCTCCTCGCCTTGCAGCTGTGATGGCAAAGTAAAGTTGAAGCTGACGTTGTAAGCTCTAACAACCTTGTCCTGTTCAAAGTCATAAACGAAGTTTATGATATGGAAGATCATGGCGTTCTCGTCATAGTTGAAGAATCTGTAAATGTGGGCTCTTGGCGCCAATCCTGTGTTGACCGCTCTAGGCAAATAGGCGTCCACTCTTTGCCTGAACTGCTCCAAGATTGGAACCGCTCTGGAGTCATACTTCGTCCTGTAGCCCAGATATTCTATCGGCGAAATATCCTTTATCGAAATAATTAATCCGTTGCCGACTTGGTGAA
The sequence above is drawn from the Candidatus Bathyarchaeota archaeon genome and encodes:
- a CDS encoding right-handed parallel beta-helix repeat-containing protein, translated to FKRLMLLELYKLLWENVSQWEQETGREFYISTRVGLPGWFVDLPFLQYVDGINWEYCWFSAAAFGDRPDIIGYPNRTASTDFRVLQSLGKRFNPWITPASSRDQTGFSEWFSYGWNMTKDPEEQYIALAEIIVCGGLPSVKWGDEGQAVNATHWKQFTKLVQEKPQLFGQSQFGEIALIYPAATALNWYKLNFTSLLPYGAYAGYDGYEGTYYLLADSHRVFDIIVFGDNMWVNITHPLSELLKYRAVVLPMALCLTDDQVELLEQYLQSGGIIIALGDVGLYNEHVEPVNREFSNYFDGQVHQVGNGLIISIKDISPIEYLGYRTKYDSRAVPILEQFRQRVDAYLPRAVNTGLAPRAHIYRFFNYDENAMIFHIINFVYDFEQDKVVRAYNVSFNFTLPSQLQGEEVSVWVYSEDMPEGMEVPHSQDGETISITIPKVSILTSIEVRPHFEVPEPLVINEPTELRDGTYTFNRSLIVNSSFSIVNSQVEIRGGVKPIKIEVLPGGSLTIINSTIYKATGNYYIVARKGSSVFISGSDISGAGLFGPLERGGICIETEGAVILNSKIHNNYDYGLLLFNANYSVIANNEFYGNALAISILDSSFVEFDNNTVRDNYAGVLVRSSGVEIGIAELCRMYERGVLPPRGAVKQTISNCRIINNHFVNVMLSGTNFATIVNSECSNASAMNILVYRSIAKVFNCSIHSGWIGALIYESPIVTFTGNRVYNHSHIGLKIYKCCSMGILHWLHLEPIAAYSDEGDVRIIGNRFENNEYGIHIDFEGGPTGYFNRHIRISDDAFMHNSVGIFVNRAVGEVIRNNFIDNNKHLDGGKYGPLPAFSINNSNCVGNYWDTYSGDGPYEVLPGCYDYCPLTEPIEIPTITDCEGPSVRVENCRILQFNETHVVITFDLYASDEESYLGDVYLRTHFGFVGLLSPNMQEREFGWIGFTVGAPGSEYPTKSYTIYNFTFVYGWTAEMEPVPFPKKWVENATLTVYMTDTWGNWNKNDTAAPYVKIVSRAPETVYEDDPVTLYILVSDWSEISNVTLRYFDGSAWYTADANFDETTHLYYAVIPPRTPGTIIKYAVYAEDAYGNDATYTDEYCTYEVVPEYPLNIMTLILLALASASIILTKNRLKKSLKSLL